CTGACCACCGCTGGCTATGTTGCTCCTCCTCGAAGTATCCCCAATACTCCTCGTCGTCGCGCCTCGCCAGCGGCGCCCCGTCCTCCCCGAAACACACGAGTTTTCTTCCGCGGGCCCTAAGGGCTCGCCAGCGGCGCCCCGTCCTCACCGAAACACACGAGCTATTCTTCCGCGGGAGCTAACCAAGTGTCGATTCGGGCCAACGCTGCATTCCCCCGCACCCGCCTGAGGCGCAATCGGCGCGACGCGTGGTCGAGACGCCTGGTGCGCGAGCAGCGGCTCGATGTCGCCGATTTGATATGGCCGGTATTCGTACGCGAAGGCGAAGACGTGCGCGAAGCTGTCGGGTCGATGCCGGGGGTCGAGCGGCTCTCGATCGGTCCGCTGCGGGAGGCGGTTGGCGAAGCCGCCGCGCTCGGGATCCCGGCCGTCGCCCTATTCCCGGTCATCGACCCCAAGCTCAAGAGCCCCGAAGGCGACGAAGCGACCAACCCCGATAACCTGCTGTGCCGCGCAGTCAGAGACCTCAAGCGGGCTCACCCGGGCATCGGCATCGTCTGCGACGTGGCGCTCGATCCCTATACGACGCACGGGCACGACGGCGTCGTCCGCGACGGCTACGTCGCCAACGACGAAACCCTCGCCGTCCTGTGCGAGCAGGCTCTCGTGCAAGCCCAAGCCGGTTGCGACGTGATCGCACCGTCCGACATGATGGACGGTCGCGTCGCGGCTATCCGCAGGGAGCTCGACGAGCAAGGCATGACCCACGTCCGCATCCTGTCGTACGCAGCCAAGTACGCCTCGGCGTACTACGGGCCATTCCGCGACGCGCTGCGCTCGG
The Pseudomonadota bacterium DNA segment above includes these coding regions:
- the hemB gene encoding porphobilinogen synthase is translated as MSIRANAAFPRTRLRRNRRDAWSRRLVREQRLDVADLIWPVFVREGEDVREAVGSMPGVERLSIGPLREAVGEAAALGIPAVALFPVIDPKLKSPEGDEATNPDNLLCRAVRDLKRAHPGIGIVCDVALDPYTTHGHDGVVRDGYVANDETLAVLCEQALVQAQAGCDVIAPSDMMDGRVAAIRRELDEQGMTHVRILSYAAKYASAYYGPFRDALRSARNLGQGDKRTYQMDPGNANEALREAALDVQEGADMLMVKPGMPYLDIVWRVKEALGMPTYAYQVSGEYAMLRAAAQHGWLNWERVILESLLAFKRAGADGILTYAAVEAARWLVGRTDQE